One region of uncultured Sulfurimonas sp. genomic DNA includes:
- a CDS encoding 7-carboxy-7-deazaguanine synthase QueE codes for MPSLFFRFGGCNMKCEGFGCEELAPDGSKVLGCDTVYAVNKEHFSSNWSPIQKTQELLSVLDLYELPQKKVDIVLTGGEPLIYANEDIFVEFLERLHKLGHKITFETNASIAVNFEKYPIYKKCIFALSVKLSNSNEAFKKRVNGDVIYSIASNAKSAFFKFSIDADSIDLGLEEEISNIVMHSPKTEVYCMPLGGNKAEVEANTEPLIEFCKAKGYNFSDRLHIRIWDQNKGV; via the coding sequence GTGCCATCACTTTTCTTTCGTTTTGGTGGATGCAATATGAAGTGTGAGGGTTTTGGCTGTGAAGAGTTAGCCCCAGATGGAAGTAAAGTTCTTGGATGCGATACTGTGTATGCAGTAAATAAAGAGCATTTTTCATCTAATTGGAGTCCTATACAAAAAACTCAAGAACTATTAAGCGTACTTGACTTGTATGAGTTACCACAAAAAAAAGTAGATATAGTTTTAACAGGGGGCGAGCCTCTTATATATGCAAATGAAGATATTTTTGTCGAGTTTTTAGAGAGACTTCATAAACTAGGTCATAAGATAACTTTTGAGACAAATGCATCTATAGCTGTGAATTTTGAAAAGTATCCTATATATAAAAAATGTATTTTTGCTCTATCTGTTAAACTCTCAAATTCAAATGAAGCATTTAAAAAAAGAGTAAATGGCGATGTTATCTACTCTATAGCTTCAAATGCGAAAAGTGCTTTTTTTAAGTTTTCTATAGATGCAGATTCTATTGACTTGGGTTTAGAAGAAGAGATATCTAACATAGTTATGCACTCTCCAAAAACAGAGGTTTATTGTATGCCTCTTGGTGGAAATAAAGCTGAAGTAGAAGCCAACACTGAGCCGTTGATAGAGTTTTGTAAAGCTAAAGGTTATAATTTTTCCGATAGGCTTCATATAAGAATTTGGGATCAAAACAAAGGAGTATAA
- the moaA gene encoding GTP 3',8-cyclase MoaA, with protein MLIDSYDRVVNYLRVSVTERCNFRCQYCMPEKPFSWVPKENLLSFEELFEFMKIAIDEGVNKIRITGGEPLLREDLDRFIKMIYDYEPSIDLAMTTNAYLLKGTAQKLKDAGLKRINVSIDTLKPDIAIKIAQKDVLKNVLEGVEEALKVGLKVKVNMVPMKTLNADEIIDVLEYSKERNMTIRFIEYMENAYAAKEIKGLKSNELLEILGAKYEFVDDGFDGASPSHYYTMKDGYRFGIIEPYGDDFCKECNRIRLTAEGNLIPCLYFDESLSIAKAIKAGDIKAAGEVLREVVRTKPEKNRWGGDESEVSTRAFYETGG; from the coding sequence ATGCTAATAGACAGTTATGATAGAGTAGTTAATTATCTTAGAGTTTCAGTTACAGAGCGTTGTAACTTTAGATGCCAGTATTGTATGCCTGAGAAGCCTTTTTCTTGGGTACCAAAAGAGAATCTTCTAAGTTTTGAAGAACTTTTTGAGTTTATGAAAATAGCTATTGATGAGGGCGTTAATAAGATTCGTATTACTGGAGGAGAGCCTCTTTTGAGAGAAGATCTTGATAGGTTTATAAAGATGATTTATGATTATGAACCTAGTATAGATTTGGCAATGACAACAAATGCTTACTTGCTTAAAGGAACTGCACAAAAACTAAAAGATGCAGGACTAAAGCGTATAAATGTAAGCATAGATACTTTAAAACCAGATATCGCGATAAAAATCGCACAAAAAGATGTTTTAAAAAATGTACTTGAGGGTGTTGAAGAGGCATTGAAAGTAGGTTTAAAAGTTAAAGTAAACATGGTTCCTATGAAAACTTTAAATGCAGATGAAATCATAGATGTTTTAGAGTATTCTAAAGAGCGAAATATGACTATTCGTTTTATAGAATATATGGAAAATGCTTATGCTGCAAAAGAGATAAAAGGTCTTAAATCTAATGAGCTTTTAGAAATCTTGGGTGCTAAGTATGAGTTTGTTGATGATGGTTTTGATGGTGCATCTCCTTCACACTATTACACTATGAAAGATGGTTATAGATTTGGCATCATAGAGCCTTATGGAGATGACTTTTGTAAAGAGTGTAATCGCATAAGACTTACAGCTGAGGGCAATCTTATACCTTGTTTGTATTTTGATGAGTCTTTGAGTATAGCTAAGGCAATAAAAGCTGGAGATATTAAAGCTGCTGGCGAAGTTCTTAGAGAAGTTGTTAGAACTAAACCGGAGAAAAACAGATGGGGCGGAGATGAGAGCGAAGTTTCTACTCGTGCTTTTTATGAGACAGGTGGTTAA
- a CDS encoding RDD family protein: protein MRFRNIKKQKKQETQNPKPLYMYARYTDRVKAFITDMFMIYAPILYVTAYVIMDGKEDFQTSELAPLLGVTIYGLIYALLLSKFGQTPGKKAYDLKVVDAKDGEPIGFFKAIFRFIAFLFTATTLLGLLLPFYRKDKKALHDLLAGTIEVVEKK from the coding sequence ATGAGATTTAGAAATATTAAAAAACAAAAAAAACAAGAGACTCAAAATCCAAAACCATTATATATGTATGCTAGATATACAGATAGAGTAAAAGCATTTATAACAGATATGTTTATGATATATGCCCCTATACTCTATGTTACAGCTTATGTCATTATGGATGGAAAAGAGGATTTTCAAACATCTGAGTTAGCACCACTTCTTGGTGTCACAATTTACGGACTTATCTATGCACTTCTTTTAAGTAAGTTTGGACAAACTCCTGGAAAAAAAGCTTATGATCTTAAAGTTGTAGATGCAAAAGATGGAGAGCCTATAGGTTTTTTCAAAGCTATTTTTAGATTTATAGCATTTTTGTTTACAGCTACTACACTTTTAGGACTATTACTTCCATTTTACAGAAAAGACAAAAAAGCTTTACACGATTTGTTAGCTGGGACTATTGAGGTTGTAGAGAAGAAGTAA
- a CDS encoding c-type cytochrome: protein MKNKEPIILVVVVFFSLLTYYLVEPYAHHVLHKHVESENFAYADLPAMTKTGNVEAGKDLVINAGCAGCHSIEKAGMPAPMDPVMAAQSYGVNPPDLSDAGAIYDAKFLADLIKNPAHALKVEHKFDANKGQMHPMVAFYGMGGDIDQEVADMVAYLQSIAVSPADVTPKMAFENACGRCHAVGYEKWTQIGEKPSFKTKKEELAFDIQVLEYQDSLKAYMGKLPPDLSMYIRSRSEQFLSTFIENPQNHLDGTAMPRVGVTADAADKVLEYMKDSGDTKRHEREAIGMNVMIYIVIFAIFALLWKKQVWRDLH, encoded by the coding sequence ATGAAAAATAAAGAACCAATAATATTAGTAGTAGTTGTATTTTTCTCGCTTCTTACTTACTATCTAGTTGAGCCATATGCTCACCATGTTTTACACAAACACGTAGAGAGTGAAAACTTTGCGTATGCAGATTTACCTGCTATGACTAAAACAGGAAATGTAGAAGCAGGTAAAGATTTAGTTATCAATGCTGGTTGTGCAGGTTGTCACTCTATAGAAAAAGCTGGTATGCCTGCTCCTATGGATCCAGTTATGGCGGCTCAAAGTTATGGTGTAAATCCACCAGACTTAAGTGATGCTGGTGCTATTTATGATGCTAAGTTTTTAGCTGACTTGATTAAAAACCCTGCTCATGCTTTAAAAGTTGAGCATAAATTTGATGCTAACAAAGGTCAAATGCATCCAATGGTTGCTTTTTATGGAATGGGTGGAGATATAGACCAAGAAGTTGCTGATATGGTAGCTTATTTACAGTCTATAGCTGTTAGTCCTGCTGATGTAACACCTAAAATGGCATTTGAAAATGCTTGTGGTAGATGTCATGCTGTTGGTTATGAAAAATGGACTCAAATAGGTGAAAAACCATCATTTAAAACTAAAAAAGAAGAATTAGCATTTGATATTCAAGTTTTAGAATATCAAGATTCTTTAAAAGCTTATATGGGTAAATTACCACCAGATTTAAGTATGTATATCCGTTCACGTAGTGAGCAATTCTTAAGTACTTTTATAGAAAATCCTCAAAACCACTTAGATGGTACTGCTATGCCTCGTGTTGGTGTAACTGCAGATGCTGCTGATAAAGTTCTTGAGTATATGAAAGATTCTGGAGATACTAAACGTCACGAAAGAGAAGCTATTGGTATGAATGTAATGATTTATATTGTTATATTTGCTATATTCGCTCTACTTTGGAAAAAACAAGTTTGGAGAGACCTTCACTAA
- a CDS encoding cytochrome bc complex cytochrome b subunit: MAHFTKATSVKDWLNQRLAIEKVEKVMMSEYWIPKNINFLWAMGMVLVITFALLLVSGIFLLMYYQPNVDTAFNSVNYTIMREVDFGWLWRHVHGVAASVVFLIIYIHMFTGIYYGSYKKGREMIWVSGMLLFVAFSAEAFSGYMLPWGQMSYWAGMVITNLFAGGSLHADFLVEWIRGDYVPAQAFLTRFFMLHVLLIPLAIIGLIGLHFAALRIPHVNNQDGEELDFDKEAKKYLDGDKAGSKVMRFANDFMSKDMMVVGFFLIFFFYLVFWNYGFAMDPVNFDPADGLKTPAHIYPEWYFLWSYEILRPFSVDIGLIAFAFAQVIFVLLPWLDRSPNTVPANRRGLFAVWFWVMLVNLIVLTAMGKLPPEGIYSTIGLVAAILFIVQWIALPFITKYEKKV, translated from the coding sequence ATGGCACATTTTACAAAGGCGACAAGTGTTAAAGATTGGTTAAACCAACGTTTAGCAATTGAAAAAGTAGAAAAAGTAATGATGTCGGAATATTGGATTCCGAAAAATATTAACTTCTTGTGGGCAATGGGTATGGTTTTAGTAATCACTTTTGCACTACTTTTAGTTTCAGGTATATTCTTATTGATGTACTATCAACCAAATGTTGATACAGCATTTAACAGTGTAAACTACACTATTATGAGAGAAGTTGACTTTGGTTGGTTATGGAGACATGTTCATGGTGTAGCTGCATCTGTTGTTTTCTTAATTATCTATATTCATATGTTTACAGGTATTTATTACGGTTCTTATAAAAAGGGACGTGAAATGATTTGGGTTTCTGGTATGCTTCTTTTTGTTGCATTTTCAGCTGAAGCATTCTCTGGATATATGTTACCATGGGGACAAATGAGTTACTGGGCTGGTATGGTTATTACTAACTTATTTGCTGGTGGTTCACTACATGCTGATTTCTTAGTTGAGTGGATTCGTGGTGATTATGTTCCTGCACAAGCATTCTTAACTCGTTTCTTTATGCTTCATGTACTTCTTATTCCATTAGCTATTATTGGACTTATTGGGCTTCACTTTGCAGCTCTTAGAATTCCACACGTTAACAATCAAGATGGTGAAGAACTTGATTTTGACAAAGAAGCTAAAAAATACCTAGACGGCGACAAAGCTGGAAGTAAAGTTATGAGATTTGCTAATGACTTTATGTCTAAAGATATGATGGTTGTTGGATTTTTCCTAATCTTCTTTTTCTATCTTGTATTTTGGAACTATGGTTTTGCAATGGACCCTGTAAACTTTGACCCTGCTGATGGTCTTAAGACACCAGCACATATTTATCCAGAGTGGTATTTCTTATGGTCTTATGAAATTTTACGTCCTTTCTCTGTAGATATCGGACTTATAGCATTTGCTTTTGCACAAGTTATCTTTGTTTTACTTCCATGGTTAGATAGAAGTCCAAACACTGTACCTGCAAATCGTCGTGGTTTATTTGCTGTTTGGTTTTGGGTAATGTTAGTAAACCTTATAGTTTTAACTGCTATGGGTAAATTACCTCCAGAGGGAATTTATAGTACTATTGGTCTTGTTGCTGCAATTTTATTTATTGTTCAGTGGATAGCATTACCATTTATCACAAAATATGAAAAAAAAGTATAG
- the petA gene encoding ubiquinol-cytochrome c reductase iron-sulfur subunit, whose protein sequence is MENSSRRGFMGKAFGAVAAVGAVGSLVAMKKSWDPLPSVKAAGFTTLDMSIYQENVLVTEKWRGKPIFVLKKTAKMISEQTEEQKKRDIVVDGGHYMVAIGLCTHLGCIPAYNAGEGSFLCACHGGKFDWSGEVTKVPPPRGFDIPPFKIDGNQLVLGETGPEYTQMKETGVTL, encoded by the coding sequence ATGGAAAATAGTAGCCGTAGAGGTTTTATGGGAAAAGCATTTGGTGCTGTAGCGGCAGTAGGTGCGGTAGGTTCATTAGTTGCAATGAAAAAATCTTGGGATCCACTTCCAAGTGTTAAAGCAGCAGGTTTTACCACTCTTGATATGTCAATATATCAAGAAAATGTTTTAGTAACAGAAAAGTGGAGAGGGAAGCCAATCTTCGTTCTTAAAAAAACTGCAAAAATGATTTCTGAACAAACAGAAGAACAAAAAAAACGTGACATAGTTGTAGATGGTGGGCATTATATGGTTGCTATCGGTTTATGTACACACTTAGGCTGTATCCCTGCATACAATGCTGGAGAAGGTAGTTTCTTATGTGCATGTCATGGTGGTAAGTTCGATTGGTCTGGTGAGGTTACAAAAGTTCCACCACCGCGTGGTTTTGATATACCTCCATTTAAAATTGATGGTAATCAATTAGTTTTAGGTGAAACAGGTCCAGAATATACGCAGATGAAAGAAACTGGCGTAACGCTATAG
- the mnmG gene encoding tRNA uridine-5-carboxymethylaminomethyl(34) synthesis enzyme MnmG, with protein sequence MNYDVIVVGGGHAGIEASLASARIGNKTLLISMLAENVGATSCNPAIGGLAKGHLVREIDALGGEMGLITDEAGIQFRILNQTKGPAVRGSRAQIDMDKYRIIARNVVLNTPNLDLVQEMAESLIFEDIGSETLVPQKVVGVKTDLLNEYKAKRVIVTSGTFLNGIIHVGEIQKKGGRYGEERSEGLSASLKNDAHLNIARLKTGTCARVDSTSIDFSVMEEQGGDELPNPFSFRTNRKIFRQTKKQLPCFIAYTNEKTHDIISSNFYRAPLFTGQIAGKSPRYCPSIEDKVSKFADKDRHHLFIEPQTMDNTECYINGLSTSLPPEVQRQMIHSVKGMENAKIVRYGYAIEYDFVDPRELRHSLETKKINGLYLAGQINGTTGYEEAAAQGLMAGINASLSLQNKEPLVLRRDEAYIGVLIDDLVTKGTNEPYRMFTSRAEYRLLLREESADTRLSHYGHELGLLSDEFYEAVKVKDKQIKEGAKLLEETKFTPNKEFIAFLDAMDEVPIKDTSTAQQLVARKTFDIDKMIKLMPELDKYDEYIKEEILVEGKYARYIDKQSQEIQRMKKYLKIAIPEGFDFKSVSGLSREIVEKLEAFNPPTLQAAMQISGITPAAIEILHIYIRIASKRNQ encoded by the coding sequence ATGAATTATGATGTAATAGTAGTAGGTGGTGGACATGCTGGGATAGAAGCTTCTTTGGCATCTGCTAGAATAGGCAATAAAACACTTTTGATTTCTATGCTTGCAGAAAATGTTGGTGCTACAAGTTGTAACCCTGCAATTGGTGGTTTAGCCAAAGGGCATCTAGTTCGTGAGATAGATGCACTTGGTGGAGAGATGGGTCTTATAACAGACGAAGCAGGAATACAGTTTCGCATCCTAAACCAAACCAAAGGTCCAGCAGTCCGCGGAAGTCGTGCTCAAATAGATATGGATAAGTATCGTATTATTGCTAGAAATGTAGTTTTAAATACTCCAAATCTAGATTTAGTTCAAGAGATGGCAGAGAGTCTGATATTTGAAGACATAGGAAGTGAGACTTTAGTCCCACAAAAGGTCGTAGGTGTTAAAACTGATCTTTTAAATGAGTACAAGGCAAAAAGAGTTATCGTAACTTCTGGAACTTTTTTAAATGGAATCATTCATGTCGGAGAGATTCAAAAAAAAGGTGGGCGTTATGGAGAAGAGAGAAGCGAAGGCTTAAGTGCTTCACTAAAAAATGATGCTCATCTAAATATAGCTCGTCTTAAAACAGGTACTTGTGCAAGGGTTGATAGTACAAGTATAGATTTTTCAGTTATGGAAGAGCAGGGTGGAGATGAGCTTCCTAATCCTTTTAGTTTTCGTACAAATAGAAAAATCTTTAGACAAACAAAGAAGCAATTACCTTGTTTTATAGCTTATACAAATGAAAAAACGCATGATATTATCTCATCAAACTTTTATAGAGCACCGCTTTTTACAGGACAAATTGCAGGTAAAAGTCCTAGATACTGTCCAAGTATAGAAGATAAGGTAAGTAAATTTGCCGATAAAGATAGACATCATCTTTTTATAGAACCACAAACTATGGACAATACTGAGTGTTATATCAATGGTTTAAGCACATCTTTACCGCCAGAAGTTCAACGTCAAATGATTCACTCTGTAAAAGGGATGGAAAATGCGAAAATAGTTCGTTATGGATATGCCATAGAGTATGACTTTGTTGATCCTCGTGAACTTCGCCACTCTCTTGAGACTAAAAAAATAAATGGACTCTATTTAGCTGGACAGATTAATGGAACTACAGGTTATGAAGAAGCAGCAGCCCAAGGTCTTATGGCTGGCATAAATGCATCTCTGTCTTTGCAAAACAAAGAGCCATTAGTTCTTAGACGAGATGAAGCATATATAGGTGTTTTAATAGATGACTTAGTTACAAAAGGTACAAATGAACCTTACCGTATGTTTACTTCTCGTGCAGAATATAGACTTCTTTTACGTGAAGAATCAGCAGATACTAGACTTAGTCATTATGGTCATGAACTCGGACTTTTAAGTGATGAGTTTTATGAGGCTGTAAAAGTAAAAGACAAACAGATAAAAGAGGGTGCTAAACTTCTTGAAGAGACTAAATTTACTCCAAACAAAGAGTTTATAGCATTTTTAGATGCAATGGATGAAGTTCCCATAAAAGACACTTCAACAGCTCAACAGTTAGTAGCTAGAAAAACTTTTGATATAGATAAGATGATAAAGCTAATGCCAGAGTTAGATAAGTATGATGAGTATATAAAAGAAGAGATTTTAGTAGAGGGAAAATACGCTCGCTATATAGATAAACAAAGCCAAGAAATACAACGTATGAAAAAGTATCTTAAAATAGCTATTCCAGAAGGTTTTGATTTTAAATCTGTAAGTGGATTATCTAGAGAGATAGTAGAAAAACTAGAAGCTTTTAATCCTCCAACATTACAAGCAGCGATGCAAATAAGTGGAATAACTCCAGCTGCTATAGAAATCTTGCATATTTACATAAGAATTGCAAGTAAAAGAAATCAGTAA
- a CDS encoding tetratricopeptide repeat protein, whose amino-acid sequence MIKKAHEAYNSGDFKKALELYTQLASKQDADALTSLGFMYQNAQGCQKDDKKALEYYEKAAELKQPYALFNLGILYMNGLCGVEHDQFKAHELHMEAATREVPPAMYEVALMLERGLGCLQNYSEAAFWYEEGAKRGHLESFNNLGVLYKDGHGVVQDEARCFICFSRAAEGGLAQGLYNLGQLYDQGFGCEQDHDKALDLCRKAAYKGHVKAKEIIKDLQENGKIVF is encoded by the coding sequence ATGATAAAAAAAGCACACGAAGCTTATAATAGTGGTGATTTCAAAAAAGCACTTGAACTTTACACACAGTTAGCATCTAAGCAAGATGCAGATGCCTTAACCTCTTTGGGTTTTATGTATCAAAATGCTCAAGGTTGCCAAAAAGATGATAAAAAAGCCCTAGAGTATTATGAAAAAGCAGCTGAGTTAAAACAACCTTATGCTCTTTTTAATTTGGGTATTTTATATATGAATGGTTTATGCGGAGTTGAGCATGACCAATTTAAAGCACATGAACTTCACATGGAGGCTGCAACGAGGGAAGTTCCTCCTGCAATGTATGAAGTAGCACTTATGTTAGAGAGAGGGCTTGGATGTTTACAAAATTACTCCGAAGCTGCTTTTTGGTATGAAGAGGGAGCAAAAAGAGGTCACTTAGAGAGTTTTAATAACCTTGGTGTTCTTTATAAAGATGGACATGGAGTAGTTCAGGATGAAGCTAGATGCTTTATCTGTTTTTCTCGTGCAGCTGAGGGTGGACTTGCACAAGGTCTTTACAATTTAGGTCAATTATATGATCAAGGTTTTGGATGCGAACAAGATCACGATAAGGCACTTGATTTATGCAGAAAAGCTGCCTATAAAGGGCATGTAAAAGCTAAAGAAATCATTAAAGACTTGCAAGAAAATGGAAAAATAGTTTTCTAG
- the ribE gene encoding riboflavin synthase: protein MFTGLIREIATVKSFSGSELSIKSKYKAKLGDSIAINGACLSVVKTTNDGFSVELSPESQKLLAIENYKNEVHIEPAMMMGDRFEGHIVQGHIDAIGTIKEIKNSGNSYDVFVEIDKKFIPYIVPKGSITIDGVSLTVNDVNSDNFRLTIIPITMRETLFKSYKKGSRVNVETDMFARYVSHIISHQSKNTHNITWDEIDSISARY from the coding sequence TTGTTTACAGGTTTAATACGAGAAATAGCAACAGTAAAAAGCTTCTCTGGAAGTGAGCTAAGCATAAAATCAAAATACAAAGCAAAACTTGGTGATTCCATAGCTATAAATGGTGCTTGTTTAAGTGTTGTTAAAACTACAAATGACGGTTTTAGCGTAGAGCTGTCACCTGAGTCTCAAAAACTTCTTGCTATTGAAAATTATAAAAATGAGGTTCATATTGAACCTGCTATGATGATGGGTGATAGATTTGAAGGTCATATTGTTCAAGGTCACATAGATGCTATTGGAACCATTAAAGAGATTAAAAACAGTGGTAATTCTTATGATGTTTTTGTAGAAATAGATAAAAAATTTATTCCATATATAGTTCCAAAAGGTTCTATAACTATAGACGGTGTAAGTTTAACCGTAAATGATGTAAATAGTGATAACTTTAGACTAACTATTATCCCTATTACCATGAGAGAGACACTTTTTAAAAGCTACAAAAAAGGCTCAAGAGTTAATGTTGAGACCGATATGTTTGCAAGATATGTATCTCACATAATCTCTCATCAATCAAAAAACACTCATAATATAACTTGGGATGAAATCGATTCTATCTCAGCTAGATACTAA
- a CDS encoding MnmC family methyltransferase → MTLSDDGSFSAYSKEYDEHYHSTKDGALKESLLKHIVPAFKIKQNQDEINILDICYGLGFNTLSTLYHHKKNSLKTKVNIYSPELDASLVSSLKNFTYPKEFDEFKAIILELSEKNIYIDDNFYIEIFLGDAREYIRTFKDKFDIVYQDAFSPSSNPKLWTQEYFADIKNAMKKDGVITTYSIALATRLALYKNAFYIYINSMQGIRDATLASSEMLEDFTQVDMEHKISCNIDAQPLRD, encoded by the coding sequence ATGACGCTTAGTGATGATGGTTCGTTTAGTGCTTATTCAAAAGAGTATGATGAACATTATCACTCTACAAAAGATGGTGCTTTAAAAGAGTCACTTTTAAAGCATATTGTGCCAGCCTTTAAAATAAAGCAAAACCAAGATGAGATAAATATCTTAGATATCTGTTATGGTTTAGGTTTTAACACTTTATCTACACTGTATCATCATAAAAAAAACTCTCTTAAAACTAAGGTAAATATATACTCTCCAGAGTTAGATGCTTCTTTAGTTTCTTCGCTAAAAAACTTTACTTATCCAAAAGAGTTTGATGAGTTTAAGGCTATTATCTTAGAGTTATCAGAGAAAAATATTTATATTGATGATAATTTTTACATTGAGATATTTTTAGGAGATGCAAGAGAGTATATTAGAACTTTTAAAGATAAGTTTGACATAGTATATCAAGATGCATTTTCTCCAAGTTCAAACCCTAAACTTTGGACACAAGAATATTTTGCAGATATAAAAAATGCTATGAAAAAAGATGGAGTTATAACTACTTACTCTATTGCATTAGCGACTAGACTAGCTCTTTATAAAAATGCTTTTTATATCTACATAAATTCTATGCAAGGCATCCGAGACGCAACTTTAGCATCTAGTGAGATGCTAGAAGATTTTACACAAGTAGATATGGAGCATAAAATATCTTGCAATATAGATGCTCAACCTTTAAGAGATTAG